Below is a genomic region from Paraburkholderia sp. BL23I1N1.
GTACTACAACTATCTGGCGAGCGCGCTCGCTGTCTGGCTGATCATCTCCTATGGTGAGGCAAGCGTCCTGATCCGCGCGCAGGATGCAAACTGGATCCTGCTTTTCGTGCTGTCGGGTGTGGCGCTTGGGCTGCTGCTCAATCTTCTCTTCGTGCAGGAGCGGAAGAAGACCTTCGTCGTGCAGCAGGAACTGGCGAGACTCGCGTTCAGGGACGCGCTAACCGAGATTCACACTCGTCGAAGCTTCATGCTGTCGATCGACGAGTGCCGCGTCCGTTCGGTCAGCGGCGAATCCTATCTCCTGCTCATCGATGTCGACGATTTCAAGAAGATCAATGACACCTCGGGGCACGAAGTCGGCGATCAGGTACTGGTGGCCGTCGCGCATGCAATCGAGCGATGCGCGAGCCCACACGTCTGTGGGCGCCTTGGTGGCGAGGAGTTCGGCGTGATATTCGAAGGTGGTCAACAAGACGCGTGCGCGCTCGCACGACAGATCCGCAGCAGCGTGGCGACCCTCCGGACTTCGGGGCATGCGGTGACGGTGAGCATCGGCATTTCGAGGCTCGCGGAGGGAATCAGCGTGCAGGCAACATTCAGGCTTGCCGACCGCGGGCTCTACGACGCTAAACGGCAGGGCAAGAATCGATCTGTTCTGGTCGATCATGAAGATTCGGCGATCGACTTCCGCTCCAGGGGACTCACGATCTAACGGATACCTGAGAGGCCGTCTTCGCCGAAGAAACCCTCTCAGGAACACACCACGCCAGCGGTCTGAAGCTAAAACTGACCGCCGGCGCTTTCACTGCCGTTACTCCGAATGGCCACCGTGATCATCGTTCCCAGTGGTCTCGATGCCCGGAAGGGTCTGGGTGCCTTCACGCTGAACGGCCACCAGCTTGTGTGGGTCGAGGCCGAGCGCTTTCAGAATGGTCGGCGCCACCTGCATATTGGTCACGGGACTATCGACGACCTTTCTTTCCAGCTTCGGATTGGAGACCACTAGCAGCGTGTTCGTATCGTCGGTGGTCAGGCCGCCGTGCTCGGCCAGCTTGGCCGCGCTCCCGCTGTAAATCGTCCCATGTATCGGCTGGATGATGATGTCAGGAACACGGCCCTCCGCAGGATCGCCCCAGATCGACTTCAAGGTTGCGCCGTCATAGAGCGTCTGGATGCGGGTGGAATTGACGCTCGCCTGGTCAGCGCTGAGGATCGATACTGCCTGATCTCTATCGCCGTGGTTTTTGAGCCATAAGAGCGACACGTCGTCGGCCGTTTCCTGGGCGACCGCTACGCCGCCATTGGTGAGCAGGGTGGCAGGGTCGCTCACGTCGGCGGTCGCATAAGCGTTTTTCGAACCGCTAAGCATGTGAAGCTGCTTGACGTCGATCGGCGACTGGCCATGCTTGGCGCCGACGATGAACAGTGTCGATTGCAGCAGATGGCCCGCGTTGAGTGCATCGTACATCTGGCCCAGCGAGGCATCGACAAAGTCCAGCGATTGCTCCAACGGCACGGTC
It encodes:
- a CDS encoding GGDEF domain-containing protein: MLTAMGLTYASRGSVMDAVGRFACAVFTALAFHTNVTGTQTPAFWVLPMGVAINVGMAPVFTGYYNYLASALAVWLIISYGEASVLIRAQDANWILLFVLSGVALGLLLNLLFVQERKKTFVVQQELARLAFRDALTEIHTRRSFMLSIDECRVRSVSGESYLLLIDVDDFKKINDTSGHEVGDQVLVAVAHAIERCASPHVCGRLGGEEFGVIFEGGQQDACALARQIRSSVATLRTSGHAVTVSIGISRLAEGISVQATFRLADRGLYDAKRQGKNRSVLVDHEDSAIDFRSRGLTI